A single region of the Leishmania panamensis strain MHOM/PA/94/PSC-1 chromosome 23 sequence genome encodes:
- a CDS encoding hypothetical protein (TriTrypDB/GeneDB-style sysID: LpmP.23.1110), whose translation MGNKISGVFNSKTDNMAVSTEFQYRYSAMKKLKVSYSALSKKISGVVIGMECTPQNLRDVGTGYSNVWACLKHSGASGGSSRRYSRAGEGEQARANRTKVDLEFVDESYHGFQTFCDAMNDLKARACAKYCNEIRVKVMKEVSVQLLATEHVLSQGKKTEGCRRRFTKAAQKVSRQESAALQKGRDLSGSKSYMKAIANRNSRENMYSKELEVFDQQYEEVMVASQEFCSSTTDIFLDCIVGYYREIVTVIDFADTPGSSRFRSHVPDMALHQASGAEFCEKAAGLKCDKKSSPSTEPLNLD comes from the coding sequence ATGGGCAACAAAATTAGTGGTGTCTTCAACTCCAAGACAGACAACATGGCTGTCAGCACGGAGTTCCAGTATCGCTACAGCGCCATGAAGAAGCTGAAGGTGTCTTACAGTGCGCTCAGTAAGAAGATTTCTGGTGTCGTCATCGGCATGGAGTGCACCCCACAGAACCTCCGCGATGTTGGCACAGGCTACTCGAACGTGTGGGCTTGCCTGaagcacagcggcgccagtgGGGGAAGCTCGCGCCGCTACAGTCGAGCTGGGGAAGGCGAGCAGGCTCGTGCCAATCGCACCAAGGTGGACCTTGAGTTCGTTGATGAGTCCTACCATGGCTTTCAGACCTTCTGTGACGCCATGAATGACCTCAAGGCCCGTGCATGCGCCAAGTACTGCAATGAAATTCGCGTCAAAGTCATGAAAGAAGTGAGCGTGCAGCTACTGGCGACAGAGCACGTTCTTTCACAGGGGAAGAAGACAGAGGGTTGCAGGAGGCGCTTCACTAAGGCTGCACAAAAAGTATCGCGACAGGAGAGCGCCGCTCTGCAGAAGGGCAGGGACCTCTCGGGGAGCAAGAGCTACATGAAGGCTATCGCCAATCGCAACAGCAGGGAAAATATGTACTCGAAAGAGCTGGAGGTCTTTGATCAACAGTACGAGGAGGTCATGGTTGCGTCGCAGGAGTTCTGTTCCTCGACGACAGACATCTTCCTCGATTGCATTGTCGGCTACTACCGCGAGATAGTAACGGTGATTGATTTTGCCGACACCCCAGGGTCCAGTCGATTTCGCAGCCATGTGCCAGATATGGCACTGCACCAGGCGTCGGGTGCGGAGTTTTGCGAGAAAGCCGCTGGACTCAAGTGCGACAAAAAGTCTTCGCCCTCGACCGAGCCGCTTAATCTCGATTAA
- a CDS encoding hypothetical protein (TriTrypDB/GeneDB-style sysID: LpmP.23.1140): MVGSMIAPPTTFAEAGVPLHTRLLRAVESDGQAIAPTPLLIRVLRRTASDFADVIVDGRCATGTHQVGSAAAVWVHNEKVRANASSAAGLSSTLPQQRTKGSSPSSRGTTDADGSCAMPLYRTEAALSECRSLLVLYTLHCLLSATQEPNLDAGGGSNAHVRADADGRVQEVPLAARNWAPEVSIIVAETETSAVELHRMCTSLGEACGLRLNTVLQNGNEPPASLVLSPAISTEKNAANPEVSAAPAVESEADNDEDSGGRSSSAKKTTSAGEWPYLASIIVTTAHGFLSWNLSALLNAGVDVAVAGSGAAMADVDSAKDAVNTGATAAAAASSSPHMRRVHPHIVSIVVEEMGGASVTSPMGADKAVQQWREVYHTLYAAVLRQNSRYASTAHLHAHYMWVCRGPVSRLPATLRQCFSRRSRRYYQIQPSTYISPLTVSLMPHPHEGLSSPAESLGIRLVLSQSQLDKEAQLRRIVTDRSGLFHRVLLLTHNKEVSQLSALITSWGVSKEAPTASTVSASSSNSVVFTRRMDSLGAQQQCHTAYLQSCEAAEQVLPTAASSSPPPYSSPVVVTLVAWDALTSLDIMDVDVIIQYYPPQKSLTDQEWAEFIQVLHTTVDGEREIELSLRQNRNNKEETIQEKLQQLREYTTTRAAERSEPPQRPLPVLVTLMLAADFTLSAYFLHQYMYSGATGTLTRAATATSLASTGPAPGRPGVQEPVEYPVPVLDISPKHPYFIPLVCGHTGDVEWPATAPGSPPRPRAVTAGVSGTEAGLVSTLTSGEVITVKRVLVAKLQKEQRRLNSFANLSGTGSETNSMGFSGNISVAATPSSAQLLAQGSVTVAGTATSGGSARLNSTGSSGTTAGSRRVSSAERNSFTKLVRNAGVAAINYAASPTTGASDVRANSRAGNSASTGAVGGGGGNKNNNQRQHQQGGGGGGKELPLSAPSSGGGRNSSGNRNARFSALQNSSTGDRSGNNGKDGINSRSNGGLSSSNGGGGASSNTFAAAAGVAKTLGSAAAPGSAGRSDSGSKEDGKGNTMARSLSTSKSAALDSTAAYSGAKGVDSSSGGYGKVSANKRRSRNTRAKKKQQQQLSSLS, translated from the coding sequence ATGGTTGGGAGCATGATTGCCCCACCGACAACCTTCGCTGAGGCGGGCGTACCACTCCACACTAGGCTGCTCAGGGCCGTGGAGTCTGATGGGCAGGCTATTgcgccgacgccgctgctcattCGGGTGCTGCGGCGAACAGCGTCTGACTTTGCCGATGTTATCGTTGACGGCCGCTGCGCAACGGGCACTCATCAGGTgggcagtgccgctgccgtttgGGTCCACAACGAGAAGGTTAGAGCTAACGCCTCGTCAGCAGCGGGGCTCTCTTCAACATTGCCACAGCAGAGGACAAAGGGGAGCAGTCCCTCATCTCGGGGCACCACAGACGCGGACGGCAGCTGTGCGATGCCGCTGTACCGCACCGAGGCGGCGCTCAGCGAGTGCCGCTCACTTCTTGTTCTGTACACACTGCACTGCCTCCTAAGTGCTACTCAGGAACCGAATTTggacgctggcggcggcagcaatgCTCATGTCCGCGCGGATGCGGATGGTcgtgtgcaggaggtgcCACTCGCCGCGCGTAACTGGGCACCGGAAGTGTCCATCATCGTTGCCGAGACCGAGACGAgtgcggtggagctgcaccgcATGTGCACCTCTCTCGGAGAAGCCTGCGGGCTGCGTTTGAATACTGTGCTGCAGAATGGTAACGAGCCCCCCGCATCCCTCGTGCTGTCGCCTGCTATATCGACAGAGAAGAACGCGGCGAATCCTGAGgtcagcgcagcaccagctgtTGAGAGCGAAGCTGATAATGATGAAGACAGCGGCGgtagaagcagcagcgccaagaAAACGACTTCAGCGGGTGAGTGGCCGTACTTAGCTTCCATCATTGTAACAACTGCGCACGGGTTTCTGAGCTGGAACTTAAGTGCGCTGCTGAACGCTGGCGTGGACGTCGCTGTTGccggcagtggtgcagcCATGGCGGATGTCGATTCGGCGAAGGACGCGGTCAACACGGGTGCTAcagcggccgctgcggcttcttCGAGTCCTCACATGCGGCGCGTGCACCCCCACATTGTATCGAttgtggtggaggagatgggaGGGGCGAGTGTGACCTCTCCGATGGGGGCCGATAAGGCAGTGCAACAGTGGCGCGAGGTATACCACACCCTGtacgcggcggtgctgcggcagaacTCGCGCTACGCTTCAacggcgcacctgcacgcTCACTATATGTGGGTCTGCCGCGGACCCGTCTCTCGCCTGCCTGCGACGCTACGGCAGTGCTTCAGCCGGCGCAGTCGGCGGTACTACCAAATCCAGCCCTCAACGTACATTAGTCCCTTGACCGTTTCCCTCATGCCGCACCCGCACGAGGGGCTTAGCTCGCCAGCTGAGTCGCTTGGCATACGCCTCGTATTGTCGCAGAGTCAGCTCGAcaaggaggcgcagctgcgtcgcaTCGTGACGGACCGAAGCGGTCTCTTTCaccgtgtgctgctgctcacgcaCAACAAGGAGGTTTCCCAGCTCAGTGCGCTGATCACCAGCTGGGGCGTGTCAAAGGAGGCGCCCACCGCATCCACGGtgtcggcctcctcctccaacagTGTTGTGTTCACCCGACGCATGGACAGCTTAggcgctcagcagcagtgccacacAGCATACCTGCAGagctgcgaggcggcggagcagGTCTTGCCAaccgcggcgtcgtcgtcgccaccaccataCTCCTCCCCTGTCGTCGTCACTCTCGTTGCGTGGGACGCGCTAACGTCACTCGACATAATGGACGTGGACGTTATTATCCAGTATTACCCTCCTCAGAAGTCGCTGACAGACCAGGAGTGGGCGGAGTTTATCCAGGTCCTGCACACCACTGTCGACGGGGAGCGCGAGATCGAGCTTTCGCTGCGGCAAAACCGCAACAACAAGGAAGAGACCATTCAGGAGaagcttcagcagctgcgggagTACACTACTACGAGAGCAGCGGAGAGATCTGAGCCACCGCAGCgtccgctgccggtgcttgTGACCCTGATGTTGGCAGCGGACTTTACCCTCTCTGCTTACTTTCTTCACCAATACATGTACAGCGGTGCGACCGGCACCCTGAcccgcgccgccacggctACGTCGCTCGCGTCCACCGGCCCGGCTCCTGGCCGCCCGGGTGTGCAGGAGCCCGTTGAGTATCCGGTTCCGGTGCTAGACATCTCTCCCAAGCATCCATACTTTATTCCACTAGTTTGCGGTCACACCGGTGACGTCGAGTGGCCAGCAACGGCACCTGGTTCACCGCCGCGACCGCGCGCCGTCACGGCTGGTGTCAGCGGCACTGAAGCAGGCCTTGTGTCAACGCTCACGTCAGGCGAGGTGATTACAGTGAAGAGAGTCCTGGTGGCGAAGTTGCAGAAGGAGCAACGGCGGCTCAACTCCTTCGCCAACTTATCGGGCACGGGTTCTGAGACTAACAGCATGGGCTTCTCAGGGAATATCTCTGTTGCTGCCACCCCGTCATCGGCGCAGCTCTTGGCGCAGGGTAGCGTTACCGTAGCTGGCACCGCTACCAGTGGGGGGAGCGCCAGACTCAActccaccggcagcagcggcactacCGCTGGAAGTCGAAGagtcagcagcgctgagcgCAACTCCTTCACAAAGTTGGTAAGAAATGCTGGAGTAGCTGCGATAAACTACGCAGCCAGCCCCACCACCGGCGCCAGCGACGTGCGAGCAAATAGCCGCGCAGGCAACAGTGCGAGCACTGGTGCggtgggcggtggtggcggcaacaAGAATAACAACCAGCGTCAGCATCAACAGggtgggggcggtggtggcaagGAGCTCCCTTTATCCGCTCCAagtagcggtggcggtcgCAATAGCAGTGGCAACAGAAACGCACGCTTCTCCGCACTGCAGAACAGCAGTACTGGGGACCGCAGTGGCAACAATGGGAAGGACGGCATCAATTCGAGAAGTAACGGCGgcctgagcagcagcaacggtggtggtggcgcctcctccaacaccttcgccgctgctgctggcgtcgcCAAGACATtaggcagcgcagccgcgcctgGAAGCGCTGGGCGGAGTGACAGTGGCAGCAAGGAGGACGGTAAGGGCAATACGATGGCACGCAGTCTGTCAACGAGCAAGTCCGCTGCCTTGGACTCTACTGCGGCTTACTCTGGGGCGAAAGGTGTTGACAGCAGTAGTGGCGGTTATGGGAAAGTTAGCGCCAACAAGCGTCGCTCCCGCAACACGCGAGCAAAAAAgaagcaacaacagcagctaTCATCATTGAGTTaa
- a CDS encoding hypothetical protein (TriTrypDB/GeneDB-style sysID: LpmP.23.1130): protein MLKISPADEKTVLIKKLKHACTNYDAAVKKYLAAVKGLDSTMEALAISLRELSQEEDSELARNKVDRFCTAVDRHMANASVGASGHNKPRPTSDEATPSSAGYPFANYMSDLTREATMIMDEFKEMLKAAEKSKLKQDDLVSKYNKKRLEVDELELKLAKKNQGIDSNSKFSSKVADRDALKAQVEAGKRAFSSTYSVLLQKRTEVLTRVVDSLQTYSAKYYISLSKTMQA, encoded by the coding sequence ATGTTAAAGATATCACCGGCGGATGAGAAGACGGTATTAATCAAAAAGCTCAAGCATGCGTGCACGAACTACGATGCCGCGGTAAAGAAGTACCTAGCGGCCGTGAAAGGTTTGGACAGCACCATGGAGGCCCTGGCCATCTCCCTCCGTGAGCTCTCACAGGAGGAGGATAGCGAGCTCGCTCGCAACAAGGTCGACAGATTCTGCACGGCGGTGGATCGGCACATGGCCAACGCTTCTGTTGGCGCATCTGGCCACAACAAGCCACGCCCCACTTCCGATGAAGCTAcccccagcagcgctggctaCCCCTTTGCCAACTACATGAGCGACTTGACGCGCGAGGCCACCATGATCATGGATGAGTTCAAGGAAATGCTCAAGGCAGCCGAGAAGTCAAAGTTGAAACAGGACGACCTCGTCTCCAAATACAACAAAAAGCGCCTCGAAGTCGATGAATTGGAGCTGAAGTTGGCCAAGAAGAATCAGGGCATCGATAGCAACAGCAAATTTTCCTCCAAGGTGGCCGACCGCGACGCCTTGaaggcgcaggtggaggcTGGTAAGAGGGCGTTCAGTAGCACCTACAGTGTGCTGCTTCAGAAGCGAACTGAAGTCCTCACGCGAGTCGTCGATAGTCTGCAGACGTACTCCGCCAAATACTACATAAGCCTGTCCAAAACAATGCAGGCGTGA
- a CDS encoding hypothetical protein (TriTrypDB/GeneDB-style sysID: LpmP.23.1090) produces MAIVHRGVAIAIWVSCGVLLVAVVCLTVFLFRHQRRRNLKSATYDQLKQIASSDTWDTEGASPALNLAAPCGSTATVLYHGFQRCTAEELEATPSPTSTWSFPAPLVVHLRVRAEQVYMDVCDILLTVNRLRDSLPSDHSSQQILGNDGYYHQDYLLYTAPLEFCEAGVYVIQAHTVHPVKQVVGAVHQFVYVVTGMAPSNERKPPPSPANVPLLTYTAGSAADNPTKAIDINIARRQAERAHPSEDAFQQAAHVDPSAHRQTSFSATVAPSAATTGCVPLPPVISPSGGEVTTSTEIIITPHELSTTPDQLRYSVDGSYPTLLYTAPFKVSLPPPSLLPSQRRQVIVQAIAVHAAAASPGEDSTVISASSWVPGGRVSSISRAVLQVRPAGLSYFDPQVPTPSMRLRATDAILYFDESHNPPQTQTLYELVFVNESRRKVKFSGQRACFYDGNPIALTENVATVHAWTVMSSDAAAARFSGGSGADTADRVRSVPTIYDCSRGALEHGKLSRRRMEQYNIHPEQLLPPPVLCVSCNEMKLAFDDPPANSRIVYTLNDTEPVLCDVNPPACAVPMSNDTCGSRQRQGGKREDHVSPILGDRDGAHTYVYQPGKYIHVTLMESQPVYVTARVFVPIFEGDDGALYGGRGAQGGSCLGSGKLLGYRYGGVFHRGFYFNSS; encoded by the coding sequence ATGGCGATAGTGCACAGGGGCGTCGCAATCGCTATTTGGGTGTCCTGCGGCGTGTTGCTGGTCGCGGTCGTCTGCCTCACCGTATTTTTGTTTCGCCATCAGCGTCGTCGCAATCTCAAGTCCGCCACTTATGATCAGCTGAAGCAGATCGCAAGTAGTGATACGTGGGACACTGAGGGCGCGAGTCCTGCCTTGAACCTGGCTGCTccgtgcggcagcaccgcgacGGTGTTGTACCATGGGTTTCAACGTTGCACtgcggaggagctggaggcgacgccgtcgccgaccAGTACCTGGAGCTTCCCCGCTCCTCTAGTCGTTCACTTGCGTGTCCGTGCCGAGCAGGTGTACATGGATGTGTGTGACATTCTGCTAACCGTCAACCGACTGCGCGACAGTCTGCCGTCCGACCACAGCAGTCAGCAAATCCTGGGCAACGACGGCTACTACCACCAGGACTATCTTCTCTACACGGCGCCACTGGAGTTCTGCGAGGCAGGTGTGTACGTTATCCAGGCCCATACGGTGCATCCAGTGAAGCAGGTGGTTGGCGCCGTGCACCAGTTCGTGTACGTGGTGACTGGGATGGCCCCATCCAATGAACGAAAACCACCCCCGTCGCCGGCGAATGTGCCTCTGCTCACGTATACGGCCGGTAGCGCAGCAGACAATCCCACAAAGGCGATCGATATCAATATTGCGCGGCGACAGGCGGAACGGGCACACCCCAGTGAGGATGCCTTTCAACAGGCCGCGCACGTAGACCCATCTGCGCATAGACAGACTTCTTTTTCTGCCACTGTGGCACCCTCAGCGGCCACCACCGGttgcgtgccgctgccgccggtcATCTCCCCCAGCGGGGGTGAGGTCACCACGTCCACAGAGATCATCATCACACCACACGAACTGAGCACAACACCCGATCAGCTGCGGTACAGCGTTGACGGAAGCTACCCCACCCTGCTCTACACGGCTCCGTTCAAGGTGAgtctgccgccaccgtcgctgcttccttcgcagcgccgccaggtGATTGTGCAGGCCATCGCCgtgcacgctgccgctgcgtcaccAGGCGAGGACTCTACTGTTATTTCGGCGTCCTCATGGGTGCCCGGTGGAAGAGTGAGCTCCATCTCTcgcgccgtgctgcaggtgcgacCTGCTGGGCTGTCGTACTTTGACCCGCAGGTGCCGACGCCGTCCATGCGGCTACGCGCCACGGATGCGATTTTGTACTTTGACGAATCACACAACCCGCCACAGACGCAGACACTCTACGAACTTGTCTTTGTGAACGAGTCTCGGCGAAAGGTAAAGTTTAGTGGGCAGCGCGCGTGTTTTTACGACGGAAATCCCATTGCGCTGACGGAGAACGTTGCTACTGTGCATGCGTGGACGGTAAtgagcagcgatgcagcagcggcacggtTCAGTGGCGGCTCCGGCGCTGACACGGCAGAtcgcgtgcgcagcgtaCCAACCATCTACGACTGCAGCCGAGGGGCCCTCGAGCATGGCAAGCTTAGTCGCCGGCGGATGGAGCAGTACAACATCCATCCTGAGCAGCTCCTTCCGCCGCCGGTGCTTTGTGTGTCGTGCAACGAGATGAAGCTGGCTTTTGACGACCCGCCAGCAAACAGCCGCATCGTCTACACGCTGAACGACACCGAGCCGGTGCTGTGTGACGTGAACCCGCCGGCGTGCGCAGTACCGATGAGCAATGACACCTGCGGTTCTCGCCAGCGGcaaggaggaaagagagaggaccATGTTAGCCCCATTCTCGGCGATCGGGACGGTGCGCACACCTACGTATATCAGCCAGGCAAATACATCCACGTGACGCTCATGGAAAGTCAGCCCGTCTACGTGACGGCGCGTGTGTTCGTGCCGATTTTTGAGGGCGACGACGGAGCTCTGTACGGTGGCAGAGGAGCGCAGGGAGGCAGCTGCTTGGGTAGCGGGAAACTGCTGGGGTACCGCTACGGCGGCGTCTTTCATCGCGGATTTTACTTCAACAGCAGCTAA
- a CDS encoding hypothetical protein (TriTrypDB/GeneDB-style sysID: LpmP.23.1100): MLKLSRMARSSRYTPVVGCAFLVEMLYGSKYSANLGLYNMPYVYVKTILLCATGHSLMLSKGRYIRGLVELLLPSKVSQDNLTKLELLQFVDAIPVGRYGSGNTDSATMDEDEAEKQAMLALMMHSNIDASSADTTAATIHADYCTSSLPPLHDEHSEVRHAREDRWDWRCSRLMRAAANDRKGDGVLARLGSDAAAEAVRSRSDELEEDAVAMESIMSFVSATMFPSSIARVLIYDAVCTCMADGLYRSKEKERVTLVSSHIGLSSAVRGQIEKLALQEKVISIRKRRLLLLHPFHSNTTPMGEERRWQAFSTLGSAAKNSTSHERGEGGAGAAGRSDVGDRCDQEAEVEASTFAAEEAMRVAAAKALLRRARARRSTKRYAGA, translated from the coding sequence ATGCTGAAGCTGTCTCGAATGGCTCGCAGTAGCCGCTACACTCcggtggtggggtgcgccTTTCTAGTGGAGATGCTCTACGGCTCCAAGTACAGTGCCAATTTGGGCCTGTACAACATGCCGTATGTCTACGTCAAGACGATTTTGCTGTGCGCCACCGGGCACAGCCTCATGCTAAGCAAGGGGCGCTACATCCGCGGCCTCGTCGAGCTTCTTCTTCCGTCGAAGGTGTCTCAGGACAACTTGACCAAGCTGGAGCTCTTGCAGTTTGTCGATGCCATCCCGGTGGGTCGctacggcagcggcaacaccgaTTCTGCCACGATGGATGAggacgaggcggagaagcaggCGATGTTGGCGCTGATGATGCACAGCAACATCGATGCCAGCAGTGCCGACACTACGGCGGCCACCATTCACGCAGACTATTGTACgtcttcgctgccgccgctacACGACGAGCACAGCGAAGTGCGACACGCGAGAGAGGATCGCTGGGACTGGCGCTGTAGCCGTTTGATGAGGGCCGCCGCTAACGATCGTAAGGGCGACGGTGTACTGGCTCGCCTCGGCTCTGATGCCGCGGCAGAGGCTGTGCGCAGTCGCTCCGACgagttggaggaggacgcggtTGCGATGGAGTCGATCATGTCCTTCGTCTCCGCTACCATGTTTCCCTCTTCCATTGCACGAGTACTGATCTACGACGCCGTGTGCACGTGTATGGCGGATGGCCTCTACagaagcaaagagaaagagcgtgTCACGTTGGTGTCTAGCCACATAggcctctcctctgccgtgcGTGGCCAGATTGAAAAGTTGGCACTACAGGAGAAGGTAATCTCAATCCGCAAGCGTCGTCTGCTGCTACTCCACCCCTTCCACTCGAACACGACACCgatgggggaggagcggcgctggcaggcGTTCAGCACACTCGGCAGTGCGGCGAAGAACTCGACATCTCACGAGCGGGGGGAAGGtggggctggcgctgcgggtAGGAGCGATGTCGGCGACCGTTGCGACCAAGAAGCCGAGGTCGAGGCAAGCACTTtcgctgctgaggaggccatgcgagtggcggcagcgaaggcgctgctgaggcgtgcacgtgcgcgtcgGTCGACCAAGAGGTATGCCGGTGCCTGA
- a CDS encoding hypothetical protein (TriTrypDB/GeneDB-style sysID: LpmP.23.1150), with product MGSSCGKTQTAAKEEAHGEQENFQKEGEQVVNNGNVEVESQCQQPEKDAGEKCVEEDKVQKEEDKFEKDSQDKSDDMKKQADANGDELEKKALEEEAEAS from the coding sequence ATGGGTTCTTCCTGCGGCAAGACTCAGACGGccgccaaggaggaggcgcacggGGAGCAGGAAAACTTCCAGAAGGAGGGCGAGCAGGTCGTCAACAATGGCAATGTAGAGGTGGAGTCGCAGTGCCAGCAGCCGGAGAAAGACGCCGGTGAAAAGTGTGTCGAGGAAGATAAGGtgcagaaggaggaggataaGTTCGAGAAAGACTCTCAGGACAAGTCGGATGATATGAAGAAACAGGCGGACGCAAATGGGGatgagctggagaagaaggctttggaggaggaggcagaggctAGCTGA
- a CDS encoding hypothetical protein (TriTrypDB/GeneDB-style sysID: LpmP.23.1120), producing the protein MLTSKSPSPASSNYDFALRYERVKLLAKVLKQFDGYVSRTTQAMREVASCLSLVGHSYHEVAQCVNNTNPHSTVKQSYISFNNLLRGNYGTDLQSAATLFSSEMNSIKNGEQYLLYNGSMHKAVLSRLQEVLKSAQKARDLGNEVKKAHKKAVASQKLVRKKESKYARMGRPLTESKLYVKQSEKMRRHDEAYEAKLRTFDVEFESLMQRQLYLAGHMMDDFLDVNTVYLSHMLKVLSCLAPHGVEAIEKMLDSGGKLGERLGVAPEDRLNSRLRTQTASMLNRCNVTPVRRGGGATPDKGTPAKSSRGGSSHNFTNYYENRRHSTLSAERAPLTARALDKDGDESNGYCCTLDGTPQRQLISNQTPLRAASGTTEMCRATGCAFSVGEPDSSPPLRAPSFPAAVRRGDATLVQYADRFAISLPVSCRAPGTIADAGKEAKPIMRAAPVTVVATTDSCRGGAHDATTARATRELRPSHASCGGGSTPTVALPAPHLALAPPSQCRKERPSERSSGCSAVLASQAAKYELNQPRPTEPFGDDSVTSAFKQTPRLPLEPISLFPLDVDESYVSQQTIPRMSTASTVVADAVIQQHTLCDKKKRKTTGISAATEGGVPELCTASAPPDEDTVSSRTDMQSQEASVSSMDDCYATRGHHPPPQQQRDVKQRSQRDTAPANLALFPAVGPTGDSGTATYQCCGDGLYSEGGGVSASSHNFSGSCGLDSPAPTPQTRALGTDA; encoded by the coding sequence ATGCTCACTTCAAAGAGCCCGTCGCCTGCCAGCAGCAACTACGACTTTGCGCTGCGCTATGAGCGGGTGAAGCTTCTCGCGAAGGTACTGAAGCAGTTTGATGGGTACGTCTCCCGCACGACTCAGGCAATGCGGGAGGTGGCCAGCTGCCTCTCGCTCGTTGGCCACAGCTATCATGAAGTTGCGCAGTGCGTCAACAACACGAACCCACACAGCACAGTGAAGCAGTCCTACATCTCCTTTAATAACCTCCTTCGCGGGAACTACGGGACCGACTTGCAGAGCGCGGCCACGCTCTTCTCGTCGGAGATGAACAGCATCAAAAATGGCGAGCAGTACCTGTTGTATAATGGCTCCATGCAtaaggcggtgctgtcgcggctgcaggaggtgctgaagagTGCGCAGAAGGCGCGCGACCTTGGCAAtgaggtgaagaaggcacACAAGAAGGCTGTGGCCTCGCAGAAGCTTGTTCGCAAAAAAGAGTCCAAGTACGCCCGCATGGGTCGGCCCTTGACGGAGAGCAAGCTCTATGTGAAACAGTCGGAGAAGATGCGGCGCCATGATGAAGCCTACGAGGCGAAACTGCGCACCTTTGACGTAGAGTTCGAGTCGCTGATGCAACGCCAGCTGTACCTGGCGGGTCACATGATGGATGACTTCCTTGACGTGAACACGGTGTATCTGTCGCACATGCTGAAGGTACTCAGCTGCCTAGCCCCGCACGGCGTGGAGGCTATCGAGAAAATGCTGGACAGCGGCGGGAAACTCGGCGAGCGCCTCGGCGTCGCGCCAGAGGATCGACTTAACAGTCGACTGAGGACGCAAACCGCCAGCATGCTCAACAGGTGCAATGTAACCCCGGtgaggagaggcggcggcgccacaccTGACAAGGGAACCCCTGCCAAGTCCAGTCGCGGCGGCTCTTCACACAACTTCACTAACTACTACGAGAACCGGCGCCACTCGACTCTGTCCGCCGAGCGCGCACCTCTGACAGCGCGCGCTCTTGACAAGGACGGCGACGAGAGCAATGGGTACTGTTGCACACTGGATGGAACGCCACAGCGTCAGCTCATCTCAAACCAGACGCCGTTGAGAGCTGCCTCTGGCACCACAGAAATGTGCAGGGCAACAGGTTGCGCGTTCTCGGTAGGGGAACCGGACTCGTCACCGCCACTGCGCGCTCCGTCTTTCCCTGCTGccgtgcggcgcggcgaTGCCACGCTGGTACAGTACGCCGACCGGTTTGCCATCAGTCTCCCCGTTTCATGTAGAGCGCCGGGCACGATTGCAGACGCTGGAAAAGAGGCCAAGCCCATCAtgcgagcagcaccagtcACAGTGGTGGCTACGACCGATagctgccgtggtggtgctcaTGATGCGACCACCGCACGCGCGACTCGCGAGCTCAGGCCCAGCCACGCATCGTGTGGCGGTGGAAGCACGCCGACTGTTGCACTTCCTGCACCTCACCTTGCGCTAGCGCCGCCGTCTCAGTGCCGCAAGGAGAGGCCGTCGGAGCGGTCATCAGGCTGCTCAGCGGTGCTGGCTTCTCAAGCGGCCAAGTATGAACTCAACCAGCCACGACCCACGGAGCCCTTtggcgacgacagcgtcACCAGCGCCTTCAAGCAAACGCCGCGCTTGCCCTTGGAGCCCATCTCGTTGTTTCCTCTTGACGTCGACGAGAGCTATGTCTCCCAGCAGACGATTCCGCGCATGTCGACGGCATCGACCGTTGTTGCTGATGCTGTGATACAGCAGCATACACTCTgcgacaagaagaagcgcaagacCACCGGAATTTCTGCTGCGACGGAAGGAGGGGTTCCGGAGCtgtgcaccgcctctgccccaCCAGACGAGGACACTGTGAGCAGTCGCACAGACATGCAGTCTCAGGAGGCATCGGTAAGCAGTATGGACGATTGTTATGCTACACGTGGTCATCacccgccgccacagcagcaacgcgaCGTGAAACAACGTTCTCAGCGCGACACTGCACCCGCAAACTTGGCACTCTTCCCGGCAGTGGGGCCGACAGGTGACTCTGGGACTGCTACGTACCAATGCTGCGGCGACGGACTCTATTCCGAGGGCGGCGGGGTATCGGCGAGCTCGCACAATTTTTCGGGAAGCTGCGGATTGGACAGCCCTGCACCGACGCCTCAGACGCGTGCGCTAGGCACGGATGCATGA